From Brienomyrus brachyistius isolate T26 chromosome 21, BBRACH_0.4, whole genome shotgun sequence, the proteins below share one genomic window:
- the tmem69 gene encoding transmembrane protein 69: MVLKMMSFIVKQNFMRVCKVYTSLQSFQKIYRVPPYVIPTSSWTPSVIWSLPPRQVGRSLFGVRPLHSSASRLQHRRRKSEDPEPRELDLVRYDMKDLMKGPKPALYLGFSGLIPFISPPLVMAMSELYLPEIAYAQVAYGASIVSFLGGARWGFALPDGSPAKPDWMNLTNAVVPSILAWVALLFRDSITEASLVVIMGLGISLHYDLALLPTYPSWFKAMRTVITVVATFSLVATLFLKGVFPERKLFGDE, encoded by the exons ATGGTTTTAAAAATGATGTCCTTCATCGTTAAACAAAATTTCATGCGCGTCTGCAAG GTTTATACATCACTGCAGTCTTTCCAGAAAATATACAGGGTACCACCGTACGTAATTCCCACTTCCTCCTGGACTCCCAGTGTGATTTGGAGTCTTCCCCCTAGGCAGGTGGGCAGATCCCTGTTTGGTGTTCGACCGCTGCATTCCTCTGCGTCACGGCTCCAGCATAGGCGACGCAAATCGGAGGATCCTGAGCCGCGCGAACTGGACCTGGTGCGCTATGACATGAAGGACCTGATGAAGGGACCCAAGCCTGCTCTGTATTTGGGCTTCTCTGGCCTCATCCCCTTCATTTCCCCTCCTCTAGTCATGGCGATGTCGGAGCTATACCTTCCAGAGATCGCATACGCTCAGGTTGCATACGGGGCTTCTATAGTTTCTTTCCTGGGTGGGGCACGCTGGGGATTTGCCCTACCGGACGGAAGCCCTGCAAAGCCGGACTGGATGAACCTAACAAACGCTGTGGTACCGTCCATACTGGCGTGGGTCGCTCTCCTGTTCAGAGACAGCATCACGGAGGCGAGCCtcgtggtcatcatgggcttaGGGATCTCGCTGCATTACGACCTAGCGCTTCTGCCCACCTATCCCAGCTGGTTTAAAGCCATGCGGACAGTAATCACGGTCGTGGCCACTTTCTCCCTTGTTGCGACCCTGTTCCTGAAAGGAGTATTCCCAGAAAGAAAGCTCTTCGGAGACGAATAG